TGCGGGACGAGAGCGACGGGACGAGGTCTGGCATCGGTGGTTCATACTGCCTCCAGATCTGCGCGAAAATCCGGCGTTTGACCTCAAATCCTATAGTTGGATCACATTATGGGTGTGAGAGTTCGGTCCGCGCCGCCGAGCGAGTTACCTCGGCGACGTCGGGTTCTTCAAGCGCGAACTCATGAACGCCCTCTCGGACGACAACGAGGACGATGAGGAGGATGATGACGAGGTGGccggcgacgaggacgacgatgaggagggAGATGACCATGAGGCGAGGGCTTCAACGATGGCAGCATGGCGTGGgatccggagcaccaaccgctggATCTCACAAAGGACGAGGCCGTCCATCTCACCGAGTGGAATGGCCTCGGCTTCCAGCTTTGCAATTCGGTGCTAGCGCAGGGGACGCCGGTGACACCTCCAATGACTCCGGAGCGCGAGGCGTGCGGCCTCTCTGCTGCTCCTCCTGTGGCATGGGATCCGTGGACAAAGCCGGCTGCGGCGGCTACCCTTCATCCTCCTCCTGCGCTGCTGGTATACCGAGACGACGGAGGTCATCGACCTCACCGACGACAACTAGATGCCAGTAGACTTCGCTATGTTATTAGAATTTGTATGTGTTTTTGCAGACTATGTATATCGATCTCATCAATGAAAAATAACAAAGAAAAAAGACATCGGATCGCAACGGACAACCGTGGTCCAAAGACCATTTCCGTGTTCGTGACCGACAAACGGACGCATGCGGTCATTTTTGGCGCTGAAATGCGCCGGGCCGCTGGAGATGCCATGAAGAGAAAATAACTTGGTAGGGGGTTTTGAGTATCTGCTAGACCTTATTTTTTGCCACCGCTTCTAAATTTAACATCTCTTAAGTACGATCATTTCACGTATATGGTAGAGATAATCTTACATCCAAAAATAATTGGAGAGGCGCGCGAGCTTTGGCAAGCAGTTCACGTGGCATCCTGATATGCCTGGAAATCTAAGACAGAATCCTCAATCACAGCTAAACCAATCATACCCGTTCGTCACTTCCGTGGCCGCTCCGCAACCCAGTGTATTTATGAACCACCCACATCCACGTGGCCGCGTTCGTCCATCAGCTGCTTTCTCCTCGTCTCGCCATCTCCAACTCCGACCTTTGTCCCGCAAGGGAAAGGGAATTGTCTTCCCCTTTCTTCCCTCTTCGGATATTTGGTTTTATCCTTTTTTTTTGGCTGGTCAATTTCTCGATTTTTCTGAACTTTACAATCTTCATACTTCAGTTTCTAGTTTATGTGTTCGATCTTCAGATTCGATGCACCTGCAATTTCCTTCCTTTTGTTCAATTGATGCATCCTTTGTCTCTCTCTCCTTTCTCTATCTGATGGTCTGGTTGTTCCTCGATGTGTGATTGATTTTGGCGTGCCAATGATGATCGAAAAGCATCGGTGAATTCTGGATGAATGCGCTTGTGCACCGACCAGTGTGCAGCTATGCATGGTGATATCACCTGCGTAATACATCTGAGGCACGCACGCATGATGCATAATTTCACACCGGTCTTTACTCCGGAATCTCATATCTTGAGTTCCAGTTCCTTATATACTCGATTTCATGGCCGGTTCGAATTGGTAGTTCTGCTCTGTTGGAGTTCAAGTACTCTACTAGTCTACCTTATCGTTCTGTATCGCGTCATGGACTGATTTCTTGCGCACAGATTTAATCAGATGAGTTTTATCAACGAACAGATTTTACTAGAGTTCCATCATTTCGTTAATTCCATCAAAAGGCTTTCACGTTTTTGGATGAAAGCCCATCTGGGCCAAAACTCAAGAGGGAATTTTTTATTACTATGTTATCTACATCATCAGTTCATCTCACTATATCGACGAGGAGTGCACAGCATGCAACTACAAGTGTCGATACAACAGGATACAGGTGTTGGTACAAGATGACGACAGTGTGGCCCGATTCTTATGTTCTGatgtttactctatcatcttcaTGAAGCCCACCAAAACCATTATGTTGTAGAAAGGATATTCCCACGAAAAAATAAAATATTCACCTGATCACATGTTAAAACAAGTATTTACGTCCTTAAGAAAAGATTGATCAACGTTCAATTAGTTTGATAACATTAGAAACCTCATTTGGCACAGAATCTGTAGCAGAAAAACGTGATCAGCTCAATTCTACAAGTGTGTAAGGGAAATTTAACATCCTACATGCAGAACTTGTGAGCTGCTctcattcccccccccccccccccccccctcaccgCTCTCAACCCTCTACAGTACCTGCCCCCTTTCTCCTCCTCGCCGGGCCTCTCCATCCTCCtctccgccggaatagccggccGGAGATGGAGAGGAGACGGCGCCGGAGTAGTTTTTAGGTTTCATTTTTTAGTTTTCGGCGGTTTTCCGGTAGTTTGGAGTAGGGTTCAAGAttctctggatcagatcttgaacaGCCTGTGTTCGTGGCTCCATCTTCTCGAGCTCCGGTGGTCGGAGACGGCGAGATCTGCCGCCCCAGGGATCTCCACGCATCAGATCCACAGCTGCTACCCCTGGATTCGCATTGTTCGGCTTCCATCTCTTCCTcctctggccggccatggtggcgaggagAAGAGGAGGGATGGTGCCAGTACCTGCGCATCTGGAGGTACGCAGGGCCTCCTCCAAGCCTGGCGTGTCGACGCTGCGTCAGGCCGACGCCGCTGGCAGACTCTGCTGTTCTTCCATGGTGGAAGACAGAGAGATCTGCTTCTCCGGCGCGCCCCTGTTTCAATAAGCATCTTCGTCAACTCTGCTTGGGTGGCCTGCTTCGCCTTCATCTCCTCTTGGCCGGCCTCGGTGGCGAGGGGGAGGAGAGGATGTCTGCGACTGCGACGACCCTGCAGAGGCGGCGCTCGAGGTGTCTGGAGCGTGCAACCTTGGCAGAAGCCTCCAAGCGTTGGCTATCTCCGGCCGTCGCTATCCTTGGCCATAGGGTTGGCCCAGTTGCGCTCGGATTTGATTCAAGCTTTCTCCTCCAGCTTTGGAGGTTCTTCTTCGACTACGGCGTGGCGATGAGCGTTGCTCCGTCCtcaagtggtttcgtccccgaGGATGGAAGCGATGGCGACGCCGGTGTGTCCTCTTCTGTCGGCAATGGACTCGATCGCGTTTCTACGCGTCTCTACAGGGTGCTTAGTGCAAAAGATAGGGACTtggttgtaatttttctttttcttgatgTCCTCTATGTAACTGTGCTCCCACCGACGATATAATGCATGCTCCAGGTCCTTCGGTACCtaccttgttcaaaaaaaaaaaaacatgcagAACTTGTGAACACAATACAAGCCAAAGATAGATAGTGCTGCCACAGCATGTGCTACCACTGTATTTTGGCTCATCCTTGATGCCGAATGCGTTGTTCAGTGATTTGTTCTCCTATTTTACTACGACTATTCCATTGCATTTAAATTTCCTTTTTTCATCAAAGAGTCAATACATCAAGACACAAAGCTCCCTTCGAGCAAATCAAGGGATTGAAATTAACATTTTAACATATCTTACTCATATAATAAAAGCAACCAAACTATTTCTGATCGTAAAGGAGCACATCTGTGAAGTTATTTTCCACCTCTGTAGCTCTCTTCCAGCAGTTATTTGGCGTGATACTCTTATAACAGGTGTCTAAAAGGATAATGTTGGCTTGTCACAGATCAGTCGACACGTAGAGAAGAAAGCAAGGAGTGAAAGCGAAAGGAATGTGTAGCTCCAAAAAATCCTGCCTAAACCTCTACTGCTACACGAAACTGCATATCACCACGTCTGAGGTCTCAATGGTCGCTTTTGCTGCAAGAAGATGATGCGTTGATGGAATAAACTACTAATTAATTTACTGCTTTGACAATGAACAGGCTTGTGATTCTCTACAAAAGTAAGATGCCGAGTCACGTAGATGTAGACGTGAGTGACACGAGAAATGAAATCACACAAGTTCAGCGTGATCATGCAAGCAAAAAAAAGACAATATCAGAACCTAATCACAATTAATCACCGCAGAATTTCAGTTCAACTGTTATGACAAGATAGGATTGCGGGACACATTTTGTTCTAACCGACTCTTTACTTTGCTATTCTTTTGTTGCCTAGGTCACATTTCTGCTTCTGAATGCTAGGCCTCTTGTACCCCAAAGGCTCTGCGAATTTCAGTGATGACACGGCCAGACACCTCAGGCCCAAACATCCTCGGCAAATTTGCAGTCAGATCAACCTCGATTGATTTTAATCTTACAACTTGGTCCCTCTTGACCATGATGTCTCTCTCAACTTGTTCCATTTCTGAGGTGTTACCAGTGCAATTATCAAGCCAGATTTGAAGAACCCCCTTGGCAACTGACGCGAGATGACCACACACAATCTCTTCCAAGATACTCTCCCCTCCTTGCCCACAGTCAATGCTGACCGATACTGCTGTTGGCGAACAGGCACTGCGCACAAATAAAGATGTTGATCGGTATGGACGGGTCTGTGGCAATTCTTCAATGTTTTCGCGTTGCTTGTCCAGCTGAGTATTTTGGTAGTACTTCTCGATGTATTCTGGGTGAAGCGCAAGGTCCTTGCGTGGGAGCAGGTCCAGAATGACAACCATTGAAGTTGGGCTGCCTTGTATAAACTCCAGGAGGAAATGTGGTGCATCAGTCGAGGCATTTAGGAAAACAAGAATAGAAGTGATGTCAATTGCACCATTTGGTACTTTGCAGTGAAGTGAAGACTGCAACATGAAATCAATCTGCAGCCAAGAAAAGACACTTAAACCACCATGTTTGTCCTTCCCGGGAAAGAAAAAATTCTAAGTAGTTTACATGATAACCAAGGAATAATAAACGAAAGCAAGATTTTATTATAAGTGAGTCTGTTTCCATGATTCTAATGACACTGTTCGTTTTGGCAACTACATTGACTGCTTTGGATGAGGCTGTGAGGCAGAATCAAAATATGGTGTACACAGTATGCAAGTTCGATTCCCGAAGTTTCGCAGCACTGGAAGTGAAACTAATTGAAAGTTGGTAATCTCGCATAATCAGTTTTCTCTGGTTATAAATATGTGCTTCTAAAAGCGTGCCTGACCACCTTGACAGGACAGCGATTTCTTCTGTTTAATAAAGTTTTGACACATTTGCTCGGCTTTTGACAGATCATAGCTACTACCTTCCACACTTCTTTTTCATAAAGTATGTTTGGCACTTTTCATGCTCCAGCCCACTCCATGATACCCATTAGGATTGTCAAAGATCATTGGGCTGTACATGATATGCTACTAATAACCTCATGATTTCCACAGTGAATTGCTAGAACGATGCACTTTAACTTGCGTTATTATCTATATATGCACAGCCCAGCGCTGTTGTTACCCATATACGTAGGTCACCGAGCCTCTTAAAATAACGCACTTTGCAGTATTATGCTTTCATCCGATCTCCTTCAATTCGCCTCCATTAGTTTTTTGTCATCACTGAGCTAATCCCTAGTAGAGTAGTAATTCGGTTGAGGCGCGGTAGTGGAGTATTTAATTCCACCCGACTCAATTCTGCCGGTGTGTTTGTTGGTAAAATCGCTGCTACCACTTGCTTGTGAGTAGGAGGTAAAAAAAGGTCAAAGTACATCACAGTATTGTGCGGACGGAAGTGGGAGAGATCCTACCGGTGAGTCTGGCGCGCCGTGGCGCACGTCCAGCGTGCCGACGGCGTTCCCAGCTCCGTTGCGGAACTCGGCGACGTCGGCAGGCACGGCCGAGGGCATCAGCTGCGCGCCCAACCGAGCCTCCGCCTCGTCAGCGAGGGCCCGCGCTACCTCCCGGTGCGCCAAAGACGGCATCCGCGCCGCAGCGGCCTTCCGCATCGGCGGAGCTGACGCGCGGACGGTGCTCGACGTTTTGCCCCTGGGAAGAGGAGCCTCGCACGGAAGCCTGACCGCGCGGGGGCGGATGCGAGGGAGCGCTGTCAGGGGGGTAGGGGCGATCGCTGGCGGCGTGCGGAGGTAGTGCTCTAGCCGGAGCATGACGGGGCGAGCTGTTGATGCGTGGACGATGACGAATGGAAAATAAGATGGGGATGTGAGATGTGAGATGTGAGATGTTGGTTTGTACTGTAAATTGTAGTAATTCCGTGTTCATGAAGCTTCAAAAGAACCAATTCTTCGTGGGGCATCAAACAAACCAGTGCGGAAGTCAAGTACCAAACCGGGTAAAAAAGTGTTTTTCTTTAATATATAGTAAAAGCTCGAATTGCGGTTGACTACCGTAATCCAGTTTTTCCTACTCCTTCCGTTCCATAATTTTTTTTTTAGTGTAGCTATCCATCAATCTTGACTTAATAACAGTTTACAAGATGACTTCAGCAACCCTAAATTAAGCTCACACCAACTGCTTCTCAATCGTTTGTTTTATGCTTTCTGAACTGCAACTTTACATgacctgtcgttgcctattcgatggtgcctcggaggaggttcctcacaagggggagaagaagtagaggTCATAGGGCGGAGTATCCTCGGAACGGTGATACGTGATTTACCTAGCTTCGCAACATCTGCTCGATGACAgatcctactgctgcttgtctggaattatctggatgcttccgcgttgttacaatgagttgaggttgtCCCTCtacggctcccaggatccggcttataaaggcgcacggatttagggtttacatggagagtcctagccggaatacaagttgcctaactacggaatattacactgTCGTGCACGTCAAAGATCCGCCTTCCACCAAGatcgtactggatccggatacttcatgggccttcacggattcgGCCTCCTtcataggtcggttgagatccggctccttgctcctgcgctggacttcatccatcatgatctacaacaactaggccgtccgatgggccacatgcaacatcaccatctgtgggccacccgggcttgccggatctaggtcatgccgttgatatacccataaagtataccctcaactgtagcccccgaagttctccgagattcatcattcttcCGACTATCatcagctcggatccgaagagaatcttgaagagcttctaaAAAATTTCTTGTTTCCGACTTCATTCAACCGGAAATTATTGTTATTCTATTACGGTATCTTCAGCAGATTTTTTGCATACGTTGTGCTGAACTTCcctttttcccgcgctaaattttcggagatgcgaatcttcaGCCGAAAATTTTGGAGTTGCTCAATTCTAGTTACCGCTGCCTCGATTTCACCGTTTTGACCTAAGACACGCGGCggccatccaacggtgtgaccgttccgtttccgcCGTTGGATCCGGCTCACGAATCTCCGCGTGTGGTCTATAAATACCCGCCGCGTTCGGTAacttttttcattcttttcaccgctcaaccacttcatcttcttcctccaactGCGCCACCCATCGGATCTCATCTCCGGCAAACTCGCCCGCGGAGAGTTTCGCTCGCCGCCGCTCCAAGGCCATCCTCGACCTGAGATCACCGCGGTTGATCGGAAAATTCAACCCGCCGCCGATCCGTGGTCAAGCGGAGCTCTTTGCACCAAGTCcggcgacctcatcttcgccGGCGCGCCGAAGAACCACCGCGGCATTAATGGTACGTTCGCCGGACccatagaagaagaagaagtagtttagacTAGATTAGTTCCGGCTACTCAGATTAGTTTATCATATgcatgcagccggaagcatgtcacCTAGTTCACCCAAATGTACTGGTAGTTCTCTGAATAGTCCTAAACTCAGTCCATTAGAACCAAGCTGTCCGGAACCACTAGCTTTCCTGCCACCACATATTTCCGACACCAGGTTAGCTCAACCAttctccgcatcttccagcaacgCGTTAGGCCGGATCCCAACTCTCCAAGAGAtccaagaagaacttgaaggccAAGCAAGGATGGCTGCTAAAGTGCAAGAAACGGAAATGAAGAAGGCTTCCAAGGCCTGGATCCGGGAGGGCGAAAAAGGGCAATGGTGGCCATGTGAGGTCAAGGACTCGGAGCTCAGAGACCTCCAGAGAGAGGGCATGATTTCTCCAAATTGGAGTTTCATGAAAGACTCCGTCACTCCCAAGCTGGATCCGGACGAATGCGTCCTGACGAAGGCATGGGTAGAGCATGGTCTATCGCTCCCCTTCTCGGAATTCTTTCTCTCCGTCCTCACCACCTATGGCCTCCAGCCACACAACATTTGTCCCAACTCCtatctcctcctctcgaacttcGTGACGCTCTACGAAGGGCATCTCGGAATTCGCCCCGACGTCCGCCTATGGCAGTTTTTCTTCCAAGTCAGGAAGGAGACGAAGGACAAAGctatggtgaactgcggaagcatgactttCATGCTCCGCCCTGGAAGGATGTATCCGCCTCACTCTTCCCACGAGTCTGTTCGGtattggaacgccggatggttctacgtgaagaacatcaAAGTTCCGGGCATCCACGACGGGCTACCCAAATTTTTCAACAAGCCTCCAGAAGAACTCGacagctggagcttcgtccccaCCCTTGTTCACTTCCCGATCCTGGAGAAAGCTGCGCGAAGGATTTCTTTGTTAGTCCACTATGGGCTCACCGGAACTGAACTTACTCTCAGCTAGTTTTCTCGCCGGATCTAACCGCTGAGGTATAACTCGTGTTTAATCTGCGAGTACACCAGGGTGGATGATCAACTCCGAGTCACCCGCCACGACCTGCCAGCGGATTCTATCAAAAGGAGGATCAAAACACTTGTGAAGATTGGCCGGGGCCAGCCAGTCCCGGAGTTAGTGAAAGACATCAAGATCAatgaccagtgtcctccggtacgcTTCTGTACTTTGCT
This Lolium perenne isolate Kyuss_39 chromosome 1, Kyuss_2.0, whole genome shotgun sequence DNA region includes the following protein-coding sequences:
- the LOC127304710 gene encoding red chlorophyll catabolite reductase, with the translated sequence MLRLEHYLRTPPAIAPTPLTALPRIRPRAVRLPCEAPLPRGKTSSTVRASAPPMRKAAAARMPSLAHREVARALADEAEARLGAQLMPSAVPADVAEFRNGAGNAVGTLDVRHGAPDSPIDFMLQSSLHCKVPNGAIDITSILVFLNASTDAPHFLLEFIQGSPTSMVVILDLLPRKDLALHPEYIEKYYQNTQLDKQRENIEELPQTRPYRSTSLFVRSACSPTAVSVSIDCGQGGESILEEIVCGHLASVAKGVLQIWLDNCTGNTSEMEQVERDIMVKRDQVVRLKSIEVDLTANLPRMFGPEVSGRVITEIRRAFGVQEA